One stretch of Carassius carassius chromosome 18, fCarCar2.1, whole genome shotgun sequence DNA includes these proteins:
- the LOC132092704 gene encoding proton-coupled zinc antiporter SLC30A1-like: MACAPNRARLLCMLSLTFGFFIVEVVVSRVTSSLAMLSDSFHMLSDVIALIVALVAVRFAEKTQSTHKNTFGWIRAEVMGALVNAVFLTALCFTIILEAIERFTEPKEIEQPLVVITVGALGLLVNLLGLCLFHGHAGGGGHGHSHGERKNGKVRRCETLEDGRSAAEETNNLVGDHNNSPNSDNPDKKRADKSEMCHSDSLGLQINSSDLYEELDNGQDSASQLNMRGVFLHVLGDALGSVIVVINAIIFTLVWKPCPPGITCENPCVDQHCADTLLNSSSAASNTTLHVAGPCWVLYLDPTLCIIMVFILLYTTYPLLKESALILLQTVPKQIDMHQLKARLQDLEGVLAVHELHIWLLAGSRIIATAHIKCQDPTSYMDVAKRIKDFFHNEGIHATTIQPEFVTVNSESRISLCELSCRTQCAPKLCCGSADAVKPPDGAAEPKKPCEAITPTVTSTTSAASLEIISESVEETSRPESVSGVESSL, encoded by the exons ATGGCCTGCGCGCCGAACCGGGCGCGCCTTCTGTGCATGCTGTCGCTCACCTTCGGCTTTTTCATCGTGGAGGTGGTGGTGAGCCGGGTCACGTCTTCTCTAGCGATGCTGTCGGACTCCTTTCATATGCTGTCGGACGTGATCGCGCTGATCGTGGCTCTGGTCGCGGTGCGTTTCGCGGAGAAGACCCAGTCCACACACAAAAACACGTTCGGCTGGATCCGGGCGGAGGTGATGGGCGCGCTGGTCAACGCCGTGTTCCTCACCGCGCTCTGCTTCACCATCATCCTGGAGGCCATCGAGCGCTTCACGGAGCCTAAGGAGATCGAGCAGCCCTTGGTGGTGATCACGGTGGGGGCCCTGGGGCTGCTGGTCAACCTGCTCGGGCTCTGTCTCTTTCACGGACACGCCGGAGGCGGAGGACACGGACATTCGCACGGAGAACGCAAGAACGGGAAGGTCCGCCGGTGTGAGACGCTGGAGGACGGACGGTCCGCGGCCGAGGAGACCAATAATCTGGTCGGGGATCACAACAACAGCCCTAATAGTGATAATCCAGACAAGAAAAGAGCCGATAAATCGG AGATGTGTCACAGTGACAGCCTGGGTTTGCAGATTAACAGCAGCGATCTTTACGAAGAGCTTGACAATGGACAAGACTCGGCATCCCAGCTCAACATGCGGGGGGTTTTCCTGCACGTCCTGGGCGACGCTCTCGGCTCAGTCATCGTGGTGATCAACGCTATCATCTTCACCCTCGTATGGAAGCCATGCCCCCCAGGCATTACCTGTGAGAACCCTTGTGTAGACCAACACTGCGCAGACACTTTACTCAATAGCAGCAGTGCAGCATCCAACACCACTTTGCACGTAGCGGGACCCTGCTGGGTATTGTATCTCGACCCCACCCTCTGCATCATTATGGTCTTCATCCTTCTCTACACCACATACCCGTTGTTGAAGGAGTCTGCACTTATCCTGCTACAAACCGTACCCAAGCAAATCGACATGCATCAGCTCAAAGCTCGCCTGCAGGATCTGGAGGGTGTGCTGGCGGTGCACGAGCTGCACATCTGGCTGCTGGCAGGCAGTCGCATCATTGCCACCGCGCACATCAAATGCCAAGACCCCACGTCCTACATGGACGTAGCCAAGCGCATCAAGGACTTTTTCCACAATGAGGGCATCCACGCTACAACCATTCAACCGGAATTTGTAACGGTGAACTCGGAGTCTCGCATTTCACTCTGCGAGCTCTCCTGTAGAACGCAGTGCGCCCCGAAGCTTTGCTGTGGATCCGCTGATGCCGTAAAGCCTCCTGATGGAGCCGCAGAACCGAAGAAACCATGTGAAGCTATAACCCCAACGGTAACCAGTACTACATCTGCTGCATCTCTGGAGATCATCAGTGAGTCCGTGGAGGAAACAAGCAGGCCAGAATCCGTTAGTGGTGTGGAATCATCATTGTAA
- the LOC132092705 gene encoding serine/threonine-protein kinase Nek2-like — MPSRTEDYEVLLTIGCGSYGKCQKIKRKSDGKILVWKVLDYGTMAEAEKQMLVSEVNLLRELKHPNIVRYYDRIIDRTNTTLYIVMEYCEGGDLASLINRCIKDRRYLEEQFILRVMAQLSLALKECHGRSNGSSTVLHRDLKPANIFLDVKQNVKLGDFGLARILNHDTSFAKTFVGTPYYMSPEQINCMSYNEKSDIWSLGCLLYELCALSPPFTAYNQTELAGKIREGKFRRIPYRFSDDLNTLLSKMLNLKDYLRPSVESILQNSLISGCVAQEQKRHRSVDVEQPKHPEPSLLADLRLKEQILREREQVLKEREQRLEQREQELCVREQQSNEKLARAESLLKAYNLVWQQRALSLLSASDTENEENLSPGKKRVHFAGDGKENCRPESRLIAKPQEHCLVKRHQCANMRIQTLDEEEKMHSAKPREMQGIR, encoded by the exons ATGCCGTCCAGAACTGAAGACTATGAGGTTCTGCTCACCATTGGATGTGGATCGTATGGGAAATGCCAGAAAATCAAGAGGAAATCAGATGGAAAG ATCCTGGTTTGGAAGGTGCTGGACTATGGCACCATGGCCGAGGCAGAGAAACAGATGCTGGTGTCTGAGGTCAATTTGCTCCGTGAGCTGAAGCACCCAAATATCGTCCGATACTATGACAGAATTATAGACCGGACAAACACAACGTTATATATAGTGATGGAGTACTGTGAGGGTGGGGATCTCGCCAGCCTCATCAACAGATGCATCAAAGACAG ACGGTACCTAGAAGAACAATTCATCCTCCGTGTGATGGCACAGTTGTCCCTGGCTTTAAAAGAGTGTCATGGTAGAAGTAACGGCAGCAGTACAGTTCTACACCGTGACCTGAAACCCGCAAACATCTTTTTAGATGTCAAACAGAACGTAAAGCTTGGAGATTTTGGTTTAGCTCGGATACTGAACCATGATACAAGCTTTGCTAAAACATTTGTTGGAACTCCATATTACATGTCACCG GAACAAATTAATTGCATGTCCTACAATGAAAAATCAGATATATGGTCTTTGGGATGTTTACTCTATGAACTATGTGCTTTATC tccaCCATTTACGGCATACAACCAAACAGAGCTGGCCGGTAAAATCAGAGAAGGAAAGTTTCGAAGAATCCCATACCGATTCTCTGACGACCTGAACACACTCCTTTCAAAAATGCTCAACTTAAAG GACTATCTGAGGCCCTCGGTGGAGTCCATTCTGCAGAACAGCTTGATCTCGGGCTGTGTAGCCCAGGAGCAGAAGAGGCACAGATCAGTGGACGTAGAGCAGCCCAAACATCCAGAGCCGTCGCTTCTAGCAGATCTGCGGCTAAAGGAGCAGATTCTACGTGAGCGCGAGCAGGTCCTCAAAGAGCGAGAGCAGAGACTAGAGC AAAGGGAACAGGAGCTGTGTGTCCGAGAACAGCAGTCCAATGAAAAGCTGGCCAG AGCTGAGAGCTTGTTGAAGGCATATAATTTGGTCTGGCAGCAGAGGGCACTGTCTCTACTCAGTGCCAGTGACACAG AGAACGAAGAGAACCTCTCCCCAGGAAAGAAGCGGGTTCACTTTGCAGGAGACGGAAAGGAAAACTGCAGACCTGAGAGCAGACTGATCGCTAAACCTCAAGAACACTGTCTTGTAAAGAGGCACCAATGTGCTAACATGCGTATCCAAACTCTTGATGAAGAGGAAAAGATGCATTCAGCAAAGCCCAGAGAAATGCAGGGCATCCGCTAA